The following are from one region of the Syntrophales bacterium genome:
- a CDS encoding MoxR family ATPase — protein sequence MDNDQQFKGSSKYVLDDELAKIVNVSMALEMPLLLKGEPGTGKTMLAHAIAENLGMPLIVLNVKSSMKLLDALYLYDTLTRLNDSRFGDSKRDVSDIGEYIRMGKIGQAFVAENRTVLLIDEIDKADTDFQDDMLDVLDQMQFDIMEIDKTITARNRPVIIITSNAKKDLSDPFLGRCNFHHIAFPDPDMMRMILNVHFPALSEGLARAALTTFYRLRELRGIEKKPATRELINWVRALKLDPDFNIDNLERGKDLPYLGILFKKSMDLNIALQQTGKTKK from the coding sequence ATGGATAATGACCAACAATTCAAAGGCTCGTCAAAATACGTACTTGACGACGAACTTGCCAAGATCGTCAATGTTTCAATGGCGCTGGAAATGCCGCTCTTGCTGAAGGGCGAACCGGGTACCGGAAAAACGATGCTCGCCCACGCGATCGCCGAAAACCTCGGCATGCCGCTGATCGTCCTGAACGTCAAATCAAGCATGAAGCTCCTCGACGCGCTTTACCTGTACGACACGCTGACCCGCTTAAACGACAGCCGCTTCGGCGATTCCAAGCGGGATGTCAGCGATATCGGGGAGTATATCCGAATGGGCAAGATCGGCCAGGCCTTCGTCGCCGAAAACAGGACGGTGCTCCTGATCGACGAAATCGACAAGGCCGACACGGACTTCCAGGACGATATGCTCGACGTCCTCGACCAGATGCAGTTTGACATCATGGAGATAGACAAAACCATCACCGCCCGGAACCGCCCGGTAATCATCATCACCTCCAACGCCAAAAAGGATCTCTCCGATCCCTTCCTCGGGCGCTGCAATTTCCATCATATCGCCTTCCCCGATCCAGATATGATGCGGATGATTCTCAACGTTCATTTCCCTGCTCTCTCCGAAGGGCTGGCAAGGGCGGCGCTTACGACCTTCTACCGCCTCCGGGAACTGCGGGGAATCGAGAAGAAACCGGCCACGCGGGAACTGATAAACTGGGTGCGCGCCCTCAAGCTGGACCCTGATTTCAATATCGACAACCTCGAAAGGGGCAAGGATCTCCCGTATCTCGGCATTCTCTTCAAAAAGAGTATGGATTTGAACATTGCCCTCCAGCAGACGGGGAAAACGAAAAAGTAA
- a CDS encoding Mrp/NBP35 family ATP-binding protein, with protein MSEENSQGADSLKSLTESMELNTSLNKIKHKIMVLSGKGGVGKSTVAANIAVALAMEGQKVGLLDTDFHGPSIPTLLKLEGVVPEVKGEKMLPVPYGENLSVMSIGFLIPNKDDAVIWRGPMKMGVIKQLLTDVEWGNLDYLIVDFPPGTGDEPLSVAQLIPGIDGAVIVTTPQNLSLNDVRKCISFCRQVKVPVTGVVENMSGLICPHCNKLINVFKTGGGEKMAHEMGVPFLGTIPLDPRIVETSDNGEPFVSHFGETEAAKAFRGVVKPILAMNGKTS; from the coding sequence ATGAGTGAAGAAAACAGCCAGGGAGCGGACAGTCTCAAGTCGCTTACAGAATCAATGGAGCTCAATACCAGCTTGAATAAGATAAAGCATAAGATAATGGTGCTTTCCGGGAAGGGCGGGGTCGGCAAGAGCACGGTCGCCGCCAACATCGCGGTGGCGCTGGCAATGGAAGGGCAGAAGGTGGGCCTGCTGGATACCGATTTTCACGGGCCGAGCATCCCGACCCTGTTGAAGCTTGAGGGCGTTGTTCCGGAGGTGAAGGGGGAAAAGATGCTGCCGGTTCCGTACGGCGAGAACCTGTCGGTCATGTCTATAGGCTTCCTTATCCCGAACAAGGATGATGCGGTAATCTGGCGGGGGCCGATGAAGATGGGCGTCATCAAACAGCTTTTGACTGACGTGGAATGGGGAAACCTGGATTACCTGATAGTGGATTTCCCGCCGGGGACAGGCGATGAGCCTCTGTCGGTCGCGCAGCTTATCCCGGGCATTGACGGCGCCGTCATTGTTACGACCCCGCAGAATCTATCCCTGAACGACGTCAGAAAATGCATAAGTTTCTGCAGGCAGGTAAAGGTTCCGGTGACCGGAGTCGTCGAAAATATGAGCGGGCTCATCTGTCCGCACTGCAACAAGCTTATCAACGTCTTCAAGACCGGGGGCGGAGAAAAGATGGCTCACGAAATGGGTGTGCCGTTTTTGGGAACCATCCCGCTTGATCCGCGCATCGTCGAGACCTCGGACAACGGGGAACCGTTTGTTTCTCATTTTGGCGAAACTGAAGCGGCGAAGGCTTTCCGCGGCGTAGTGAAGCCGATTCTGGCAATGAACGGCAAAACATCTTAG
- a CDS encoding TAXI family TRAP transporter solute-binding subunit, whose protein sequence is MKKIIGIMLAVFLLSAGTAFAEEKPKIIITTGGMGGVYFYYGTTVAEILTKHAGVDATAIQTAASVDNLLLIQRRTDPSKNTYYMGLILPDSAYLAYTGKHKRFADQPAKETRILWTMYPNYLHLITASGSGIKTVADLKGKRVSTAAPGSGTEVEAFLVLETAGIKASDFAKQERLGAAESAEALSQGTIDAYFWSGGLPTGSVVELSTTLARKGKKIEFVDMDPKSELVKELLKRFAGVMESGAIPKKVYNTDKDVNTLVFWNLFMGPESLPEKYSYAITKALFENVGQLQTAVKAAKDTNLGNATKSYGGVIPYDPGALKYYKEKGAIK, encoded by the coding sequence ATGAAGAAGATCATCGGTATTATGTTGGCTGTTTTTCTGTTATCGGCGGGAACCGCGTTCGCCGAGGAAAAGCCCAAAATCATCATCACCACAGGCGGCATGGGCGGGGTTTATTTCTACTACGGGACAACCGTTGCCGAAATCCTGACTAAACACGCCGGGGTTGACGCGACCGCCATTCAGACAGCCGCCTCGGTTGATAACCTCCTTCTTATTCAGCGCCGCACCGACCCTTCCAAAAACACCTACTACATGGGCCTGATTCTTCCCGATTCCGCATATCTTGCCTATACCGGCAAGCATAAGCGTTTCGCGGATCAACCGGCAAAAGAAACCCGCATCCTGTGGACAATGTATCCCAATTATCTTCATCTGATCACTGCCTCTGGGTCAGGGATAAAAACCGTTGCCGATCTAAAAGGGAAACGGGTCTCCACCGCGGCACCCGGATCCGGCACCGAAGTTGAGGCATTTCTGGTACTGGAAACAGCCGGGATAAAAGCTTCAGACTTCGCCAAACAAGAGCGTCTGGGGGCCGCAGAGTCGGCGGAAGCGCTTTCCCAGGGGACGATTGACGCCTATTTCTGGTCCGGCGGCCTGCCGACGGGTTCGGTTGTCGAACTGTCCACAACCCTGGCGCGCAAGGGTAAAAAGATCGAATTCGTTGACATGGATCCCAAGAGCGAACTGGTCAAAGAGCTGCTCAAGCGGTTTGCCGGGGTAATGGAATCGGGCGCCATTCCCAAGAAGGTTTACAATACGGACAAAGACGTCAATACGCTGGTTTTCTGGAATCTGTTCATGGGGCCGGAAAGCCTGCCGGAAAAATACTCCTACGCGATCACGAAGGCGCTGTTTGAAAATGTCGGCCAGTTGCAAACTGCGGTCAAGGCAGCGAAGGACACAAATCTCGGCAATGCGACAAAGTCGTATGGCGGAGTCATCCCCTATGATCCGGGCGCATTGAAATATTACAAGGAAAAGGGCGCTATAAAATAA
- a CDS encoding TRAP transporter fused permease subunit, with translation ALMAAFPLYSFWKIGLDVKLNIAATIFWMAAVLPTLYPRSRKIADKLAALLVIIPYVYHVVYFHDIIERAMIPEAWDLVLSFGLTLLLLGQVYRYIGAILPCLVLTFLLYNLHGDLMGGIFSHAVFGFDLLLAKLYSETEAGLFGMITGVSAKYLVYFTIMGGIIGVLNLGKIIGNIASLASRGRADGPGIVTAIASVFMGMFSGSGAADTQFVSTISKPMYEKSGYDKYTAAGIAATSGTIAMITPPVLGSLAFVMVEILSIPYLWVCIMAIGPMLLYLIAILAYNYFYVKKMGLKPIVHDENYGWGYFRRYSYIFLPLLIIVGFIYWGYSISLAVVLAIFLFVVLVYMDRTIRPKSPKVLLDGLAKGFSSLIPIGSAVVCANLILTLMVMTGLSNKFAQLLSMISGTSILVASIFTAVFTLILGMGIPPTASYVVASSLTAPAILSIAMANGIPQQAALLSAHMFLMYYAILADVTPPVALSAYASASVFLTDPLKTGIYAAKVALPKYLLGFSFILTYQGTSLLIIPMWTTTSATMAISGFLIRLAEVSVGAIAMAAATAGYARRPLRKWESWVLGIFSVGLFIPNYWFDLAALPVLIWFFLISKTKAPLNSDISGGEA, from the coding sequence TGCGCTCATGGCCGCCTTTCCGTTGTATTCCTTCTGGAAAATTGGTCTGGATGTTAAATTAAACATTGCCGCGACAATCTTCTGGATGGCGGCGGTGCTGCCGACCCTTTATCCCCGTTCCAGGAAAATAGCCGACAAGCTGGCGGCGCTGCTGGTGATCATTCCCTATGTCTATCATGTTGTTTATTTTCATGACATCATTGAGCGGGCCATGATTCCCGAAGCATGGGATCTGGTGCTGAGCTTCGGACTTACGCTGCTGCTGCTCGGCCAGGTGTACCGCTACATCGGGGCTATCCTGCCGTGCCTGGTACTCACCTTTCTTCTCTACAACCTTCACGGGGATCTGATGGGGGGCATCTTTTCCCACGCCGTTTTCGGCTTCGACCTGCTGCTCGCCAAGCTCTACAGCGAGACGGAGGCCGGACTTTTCGGGATGATTACCGGCGTATCGGCGAAATATCTCGTTTATTTCACGATCATGGGCGGAATTATCGGGGTTTTGAACCTGGGAAAAATAATCGGCAATATCGCCTCGCTCGCCTCCCGCGGCCGGGCGGACGGCCCCGGAATCGTCACGGCGATCGCCTCGGTTTTCATGGGCATGTTCAGCGGCTCGGGCGCCGCCGACACCCAGTTCGTTTCGACGATCAGCAAACCGATGTACGAAAAAAGCGGATATGACAAGTACACGGCCGCCGGAATCGCCGCCACTTCCGGCACAATCGCGATGATCACCCCGCCGGTGCTGGGATCGCTCGCCTTTGTCATGGTGGAGATCCTCTCCATTCCCTACCTGTGGGTATGCATCATGGCGATCGGCCCCATGTTGCTCTATCTGATCGCGATTCTCGCCTACAACTATTTTTACGTCAAGAAGATGGGACTCAAACCGATCGTCCATGACGAAAACTACGGCTGGGGATATTTCCGGCGTTATTCGTATATCTTTCTGCCCCTTTTAATCATCGTGGGCTTTATCTACTGGGGATATTCAATCAGTCTCGCCGTCGTTCTGGCGATTTTTCTCTTCGTAGTTCTGGTTTATATGGACCGGACGATTCGTCCCAAAAGCCCGAAGGTGCTGTTAGACGGACTGGCAAAAGGATTTTCTTCATTGATTCCGATTGGTTCGGCGGTTGTCTGCGCAAACCTGATTTTGACCTTGATGGTAATGACCGGCCTCTCCAACAAATTTGCCCAGCTCCTGTCGATGATTTCCGGAACAAGCATCCTTGTCGCCTCGATTTTTACGGCCGTCTTCACGCTGATTCTCGGAATGGGAATCCCGCCTACGGCCTCTTATGTGGTGGCATCGTCCCTGACAGCGCCGGCCATTCTGAGTATAGCAATGGCAAATGGCATTCCGCAGCAGGCCGCGCTGCTTTCTGCGCATATGTTTCTTATGTACTACGCCATCCTCGCCGACGTTACGCCGCCTGTGGCGCTTTCCGCATATGCTTCGGCCTCGGTTTTCCTGACCGATCCACTTAAAACCGGTATTTACGCCGCAAAGGTCGCGCTTCCCAAATACCTGCTGGGTTTTTCCTTCATCCTGACCTATCAGGGCACATCCCTGTTGATTATCCCCATGTGGACCACCACCAGCGCAACAATGGCGATATCGGGCTTTCTCATCCGTCTGGCAGAAGTGTCAGTCGGGGCAATCGCGATGGCCGCCGCAACGGCCGGATACGCCCGCCGTCCGCTACGCAAATGGGAATCCTGGGTCCTGGGAATATTTTCGGTGGGGCTGTTCATCCCCAATTACTGGTTCGATCTGGCGGCCCTGCCGGTCTTGATCTGGTTTTTTCTCATCAGTAAAACCAAAGCGCCGCTTAATTCCGATATATCCGGCGGCGAGGCGTAA
- a CDS encoding M23 family metallopeptidase yields MASLKTAIVVAALIALVGSMSFFTNTEEAPQPQNQEFREISGKIKKGETLFDIFKTYKLDISELYKIREASANIHRLRELYPGRPYKIVLGEGSQIHSFAYGIDDDSFLNINRTNEGYRAEKVPVLYEKRILHLGGTIKDNLIASLGEGDENLLLALQLSDIFAWDIDFTTDLRKNDSFKIVVEGLYRDGQFKKFGAILASEFTSTGTVYRAYAFEQNGKIHYYDEDGKSLQKSFLKSPLSFRRISSGFSGGRYHPILKIRRPHQGIDYAAAKGTPVSAAGDGKVFFAGCKGQYGKLVIIRHRNGYDTYYGHLSKIGKGVKSGAQVSQGKVIGYVGATGLATGPHLHYEMRIDDRPINPMSLKIPRSASISEPMRVAFHQLTKRMNSELASINPSNPVAANDGKMGGSQKEG; encoded by the coding sequence ATGGCTTCTTTAAAGACCGCGATCGTGGTTGCTGCTCTTATTGCCCTTGTCGGCTCTATGAGTTTCTTCACCAACACCGAGGAGGCGCCGCAACCCCAAAATCAGGAGTTCCGCGAAATCAGCGGCAAGATCAAAAAGGGCGAAACGCTCTTTGACATCTTCAAAACATACAAACTCGATATCAGTGAGTTGTACAAAATACGCGAGGCCTCTGCGAACATCCACCGATTGCGGGAACTATATCCGGGCCGCCCCTACAAGATTGTCCTCGGCGAGGGTTCGCAGATTCATTCCTTCGCTTACGGGATCGATGACGACTCATTTCTGAACATCAACCGCACGAACGAGGGATACCGCGCCGAAAAAGTCCCCGTCCTTTATGAAAAGAGAATCCTTCATCTCGGGGGAACGATTAAGGACAATCTGATCGCTTCCCTGGGCGAGGGGGATGAAAATCTTCTTTTGGCCCTTCAACTCTCCGACATCTTTGCTTGGGACATCGATTTTACGACCGATCTAAGAAAGAACGATTCATTCAAAATCGTTGTTGAAGGACTCTACCGTGATGGCCAATTCAAAAAATTTGGGGCGATTCTTGCTTCCGAGTTCACAAGCACCGGCACCGTCTATCGGGCTTATGCCTTTGAACAGAATGGTAAAATACATTATTATGACGAAGACGGAAAATCCCTCCAAAAGAGCTTCTTGAAGTCGCCGCTTAGTTTCAGGCGCATCAGCTCAGGTTTTTCCGGGGGACGGTATCATCCGATTTTGAAAATCCGTCGTCCCCATCAAGGCATCGATTATGCGGCGGCAAAGGGAACACCCGTTTCCGCTGCCGGTGACGGAAAGGTCTTCTTTGCCGGGTGCAAGGGACAATACGGAAAACTGGTAATCATCAGACATCGAAACGGCTACGACACCTATTACGGGCATTTATCGAAGATCGGCAAGGGCGTAAAGAGCGGTGCGCAGGTAAGCCAAGGCAAGGTTATCGGATATGTCGGCGCGACCGGGCTTGCCACAGGTCCCCACCTGCATTACGAAATGAGGATCGACGACCGGCCGATCAATCCAATGTCGCTGAAGATTCCGCGCAGCGCATCGATATCCGAACCAATGCGGGTCGCCTTCCACCAATTAACCAAGCGGATGAATTCAGAACTCGCTTCCATCAACCCCTCAAATCCTGTCGCCGCCAATGATGGGAAAATGGGTGGAAGTCAAAAAGAAGGATAG
- the tsaA gene encoding tRNA (N6-threonylcarbamoyladenosine(37)-N6)-methyltransferase TrmO encodes METMNGENWRKELIVRPVGVVRSALKAPLKRGVDDTAKLQEQGEEIRKQMRQIEALVSELAIDPGLEGLLDGIEEFSHIVVLYWPHLLAEKKRTLVHVHPMGLKEFPETGIFATRSPARPNPVLVSTAELLERDGNVLRVKGLEAVDGSPIIDIKPYAGIYPEIKEPRFPEWLRFVFKLRSCPQIT; translated from the coding sequence ATGGAAACAATGAATGGAGAAAACTGGCGGAAAGAGTTGATTGTGCGGCCGGTCGGGGTTGTTCGCAGTGCCTTGAAGGCGCCGCTGAAAAGGGGCGTGGACGATACGGCCAAGCTGCAGGAGCAGGGGGAAGAAATACGCAAGCAGATGCGGCAAATCGAGGCCCTTGTCTCCGAGCTGGCGATCGATCCTGGGCTGGAAGGATTGCTGGACGGCATAGAGGAATTTTCCCATATTGTGGTTCTTTACTGGCCCCATCTCCTGGCAGAGAAAAAGCGGACACTTGTCCACGTTCACCCGATGGGGTTGAAGGAATTTCCCGAAACCGGGATATTTGCCACCCGCAGCCCCGCCCGTCCCAACCCTGTTCTGGTGTCAACGGCAGAACTGCTGGAGCGTGACGGCAATGTTTTGAGGGTGAAGGGGCTCGAAGCGGTTGACGGCAGCCCGATAATAGACATAAAACCATACGCGGGGATCTATCCGGAGATCAAAGAGCCGCGCTTCCCCGAATGGTTGCGGTTTGTCTTCAAGCTAAGGTCCTGTCCACAAATAACCTGA
- a CDS encoding DMT family transporter, producing the protein MENKEYLDIKAIAILLALTLLWGLNYPVIKYTNQGISPVFSSAIRSVIASIFGVLYCIRKKETLFHTDIRLFHGFMVGLLFGLEFACVYFGMLYTDAVRSVLFVYLSPFVVAAGAHFLLKGDRLTFLKTAGLLLAFAGVFAVFWGKPKTAGPSMLFGDILEITAGFFWGATTLYIKKFMAQKVEPINTFLYQLVFSIPILFIVSLILEPRWIYKIDFFIILALFFQSFIVAFISYLIWFKLIHQYSVSRLSAFTFFTPLFGVLFGVIFLNEELTPSLMVGLPLVSLGIFIVNWRRRTI; encoded by the coding sequence ATGGAAAACAAGGAATATCTGGATATTAAGGCCATCGCCATTCTGCTCGCCCTGACGCTGCTGTGGGGTTTGAATTACCCTGTCATCAAATATACAAACCAGGGAATATCGCCAGTTTTTTCCTCGGCCATCAGGTCAGTCATCGCCTCGATCTTTGGGGTTCTCTACTGCATTCGGAAAAAAGAAACGCTGTTCCACACCGACATCAGACTTTTTCATGGGTTCATGGTGGGGCTGCTGTTCGGACTCGAATTTGCGTGCGTTTATTTTGGGATGCTCTACACCGATGCGGTCCGTTCGGTGCTCTTCGTTTATCTGAGCCCCTTCGTGGTAGCCGCCGGCGCCCATTTCCTGCTCAAGGGGGATCGTCTCACCTTTTTAAAAACCGCCGGGCTGCTGCTGGCCTTTGCCGGCGTTTTCGCCGTTTTCTGGGGAAAACCGAAAACCGCCGGCCCTTCAATGCTTTTCGGAGACATTTTAGAGATCACCGCCGGTTTTTTTTGGGGGGCAACCACCTTGTACATCAAGAAATTCATGGCCCAAAAGGTCGAGCCTATCAACACCTTCCTGTATCAGCTCGTCTTCTCAATCCCTATTCTCTTCATAGTGAGCCTCATTCTGGAGCCCAGATGGATTTACAAAATCGACTTTTTCATCATCCTGGCCCTCTTTTTTCAGTCGTTTATCGTCGCCTTCATCTCCTACCTGATCTGGTTCAAACTCATCCACCAGTATTCGGTAAGCAGGCTTTCCGCCTTTACATTTTTCACCCCTCTTTTCGGGGTGCTCTTCGGGGTAATCTTCCTCAATGAAGAATTGACCCCTTCTTTGATGGTTGGCCTGCCGCTGGTTTCGCTGGGAATCTTTATCGTCAACTGGAGACGGCGAACGATTTAA
- a CDS encoding L,D-transpeptidase family protein yields the protein MKASIIKFLHTLNPALGRLKTLLNSTDNHINYLPTLFRLLIAFAIIFAVAIFDPKTISNPAASPEDKANEDLSRYEYPSIKEIGWQGHFVRPQDSLERLFGKDWLAIARFNRIDRRHVYPGMTIKVPENIDKIKDYTPMPAQYEKAKTHAKYILLNITEQWIGAYEYGRLVFSMPAATGMEGHLTPVGMFSINAYHRKHTSSLYKTATGTQQYPMDYALLFHIDKENILYWLHARDLPGRPASHGCVGLSDEDMQLRTYGVPEKPLINDAKKLYAWTIGEELFALDNGRTQPLANKVPLEIFGDLPKRLPNSRSYEN from the coding sequence ATGAAGGCATCTATAATAAAATTTCTGCACACATTAAACCCCGCGTTGGGGCGTCTGAAGACCTTATTGAATTCCACCGATAACCATATTAATTATTTGCCCACATTATTCCGTCTGCTCATCGCATTTGCCATAATCTTCGCCGTCGCAATTTTTGATCCGAAAACGATCTCCAATCCGGCCGCCTCGCCGGAGGACAAGGCCAACGAGGATCTGAGCCGGTACGAATATCCCAGCATCAAGGAAATAGGCTGGCAGGGACACTTTGTCCGGCCGCAGGACAGTTTGGAGAGGCTCTTCGGCAAAGACTGGCTCGCCATTGCCCGCTTCAACCGGATAGACCGCCGCCACGTTTACCCCGGCATGACGATAAAAGTCCCTGAAAACATAGATAAGATTAAAGATTACACCCCGATGCCCGCCCAATATGAAAAGGCAAAAACGCACGCAAAATACATCCTGCTGAACATAACGGAGCAATGGATCGGGGCCTACGAATATGGCCGCCTCGTTTTTTCGATGCCGGCGGCAACCGGAATGGAGGGGCACCTTACCCCGGTCGGAATGTTCAGCATTAATGCGTACCATCGGAAGCACACCTCGTCGCTTTACAAAACCGCCACAGGAACACAGCAGTACCCGATGGACTACGCTCTGCTTTTTCATATCGATAAAGAAAACATTTTATATTGGCTTCACGCCCGCGATTTGCCCGGCCGGCCGGCCTCTCACGGCTGCGTCGGCCTCTCCGACGAAGATATGCAGTTGCGCACCTACGGCGTCCCCGAGAAGCCGCTGATTAATGACGCAAAAAAGCTTTACGCCTGGACGATCGGCGAGGAACTTTTCGCCCTTGACAACGGAAGAACCCAACCACTTGCCAACAAGGTGCCTCTGGAAATTTTCGGCGACCTGCCGAAAAGACTTCCCAATTCCCGTTCATATGAAAATTAA
- a CDS encoding TMEM165/GDT1 family protein, whose translation MDIKVLLTVFSSVFIAELGDKTQLATLLFAADKDVSKLTVFIGASLALVVASGIGVLAGGFINQYVNEKYLSYLAGTGFIVIGIWTLLKA comes from the coding sequence ATGGACATCAAGGTACTGCTCACCGTGTTTTCTTCCGTTTTCATCGCCGAACTTGGCGACAAAACTCAATTGGCAACACTGCTTTTTGCCGCGGACAAGGATGTAAGTAAGTTGACAGTTTTCATTGGGGCTTCGCTGGCCCTTGTCGTTGCCTCCGGAATCGGGGTGCTGGCCGGTGGTTTTATAAATCAGTATGTCAACGAAAAATATCTGAGTTATCTTGCTGGAACTGGTTTCATCGTCATCGGCATCTGGACGCTTTTAAAAGCATGA